Proteins encoded together in one Streptomyces sp. NBC_01216 window:
- a CDS encoding GAF domain-containing protein, translated as MTDAWVAAHVDARGAAPPDAGAVRRAHEAFTARGRTRLSPVRPLVAESWRRSARARVSPDGVAGVELDEEELAGQREDHPLSAAMPVIRELMGAYARDGEHLLAVCDAAGRMLWVEGHAATLRRARAMNFVAGSRWSESAVGTNAPGTAIVTDRPVQVFTAEHFRRQVQAWTCAAAPVHDPHTGRLLGAVDITGGERLNHPHSLAFVQAVARAAEGHLALLGPAPATDRVRLTALGRDEALLTTAGRGLRLGRRHSEILVVLAHHPEGLTGDELLVRLYEDESITPVTLRAELSRLRGLLGPEVLRSRPYRLAGPVDADFTMVDRRLGSGALSAALGSYAGPLLPGSRAPAVVRMRERLAGQLRAALLDRADPALLADWTYSPWGEDDVEVWRALSRVVPASVRPPVLARLNALDEELGTGTAASTGATGTPEGSPGGTGTRGGTRRSGGNVRGATGSQRPGPQTRR; from the coding sequence GCGCGCGGCCGGACGCGACTGTCCCCGGTCCGGCCGCTGGTCGCGGAGTCCTGGCGGCGCTCGGCACGCGCACGGGTCAGTCCGGACGGGGTCGCCGGGGTCGAGCTGGACGAGGAGGAGCTCGCCGGGCAGCGCGAGGACCACCCGCTGTCCGCCGCGATGCCGGTGATCCGCGAGCTGATGGGCGCGTACGCGCGGGACGGGGAACATCTGCTCGCGGTCTGCGACGCGGCGGGGCGGATGCTGTGGGTGGAGGGGCACGCGGCGACGCTGCGCCGGGCGCGGGCCATGAACTTCGTCGCCGGGTCCCGCTGGTCGGAATCGGCCGTCGGGACCAACGCGCCGGGAACCGCGATCGTGACGGACCGGCCGGTGCAGGTGTTCACCGCGGAGCACTTCCGGCGGCAGGTCCAGGCATGGACCTGCGCCGCCGCTCCCGTTCACGATCCGCACACCGGGCGTCTGCTGGGCGCCGTCGACATCACCGGCGGAGAACGGCTGAACCACCCGCACAGCCTGGCGTTCGTCCAGGCGGTGGCGCGGGCCGCCGAAGGCCACCTGGCCCTGCTCGGACCCGCTCCGGCCACGGACCGGGTCCGGCTCACGGCGCTCGGCCGCGACGAGGCCCTGCTGACGACGGCCGGCCGCGGACTCCGCCTCGGCCGCCGCCACAGCGAGATCCTGGTGGTGCTCGCCCACCATCCGGAAGGGTTGACCGGCGACGAACTCCTGGTACGGCTCTACGAGGACGAGTCGATCACCCCGGTCACGCTGCGCGCCGAGCTGTCCCGGCTGCGCGGGCTGCTGGGCCCCGAGGTGCTGCGCTCGCGCCCGTACCGTCTGGCCGGGCCGGTGGACGCGGACTTCACGATGGTGGACCGGCGGCTCGGTTCCGGTGCGCTGTCGGCCGCGCTCGGCTCGTACGCGGGCCCGTTGCTGCCCGGTTCGCGCGCTCCCGCCGTCGTACGGATGCGCGAGCGGCTTGCAGGCCAGCTGCGCGCGGCGCTGCTCGACCGGGCCGATCCGGCGCTGCTCGCCGACTGGACGTACAGCCCGTGGGGTGAGGACGACGTGGAGGTGTGGCGGGCGCTGTCCAGGGTGGTCCCGGCGTCGGTACGTCCGCCGGTACTCGCCCGGCTGAACGCTCTGGACGAGGAACTGGGCACCGGGACGGCCGCTTCGACGGGTGCGACCGGGACCCCGGAGGGATCGCCGGGCGGGACGGGGACAAGGGGTGGGACGAGGAGGTCCGGCGGGAACGTCCGCGGCGCAACGGGGTCGCAACGTCCCGGTCCGCAGACTCGGCGGTGA
- the exaC gene encoding acetaldehyde dehydrogenase ExaC produces the protein MTRYAAPGTEGAIMSYQARYDHWIGGEFVAPVRGGYFENPSPVDGRPFTEIARGTAEDVERALDAAHAAAPAWGRTAASERSGVLLRIADRMEAHLEELAVAESWENGKPVRETLAADIPLAIDHFRYFAGALRGQEGTLSEIDGDTVAYHFHEPLGVVAQIIPWNFPILMAVWKLAPALAAGNAVVLKPAEQTPASVHFWMSLIADLLPPGVVNIVNGFGAEAGKPLASSPRVAKIAFTGETTTGRLIMQYASENIKPVTLELGGKSPNIFFDDVWAEDDDFRDKALEGFTMFALNQGEVCTCPSRALIQRGHYDEFLEAAVARTEKILPGHPLDTDTMIGAQASNDQLHKILSYMDIGRQEGAKILTGGRRIEYDGELAGGYYVEPTIFVGDNRMRVFQEEIFGPVVAVTPFTDFDDAIHTANDTLYGLGAGVWTRDAGTAYRAGRSIQAGRVWTNCYHAYPAHSAFGGYKQSGIGRETHKMMLDHYQQTKNLLVSYSPKKLGFF, from the coding sequence ATGACCCGTTACGCCGCACCCGGTACCGAGGGCGCGATCATGTCGTACCAGGCCCGCTACGACCACTGGATCGGCGGGGAGTTCGTCGCCCCGGTCCGCGGCGGGTACTTCGAGAACCCGAGCCCGGTCGACGGCCGTCCCTTCACCGAGATCGCCCGCGGCACGGCCGAGGACGTCGAGCGGGCTCTGGACGCGGCCCACGCGGCGGCTCCGGCGTGGGGACGCACCGCTGCGAGCGAGCGGTCAGGCGTCCTCCTGCGGATCGCGGACCGGATGGAAGCGCATCTGGAAGAACTGGCGGTCGCCGAGAGCTGGGAGAACGGCAAACCGGTCCGCGAGACACTGGCCGCCGACATCCCCCTGGCCATCGACCACTTCCGCTACTTCGCCGGGGCGTTGCGCGGTCAGGAGGGCACGCTCAGCGAGATCGACGGCGACACCGTCGCCTACCACTTCCACGAGCCGCTGGGCGTCGTCGCGCAGATCATTCCGTGGAACTTCCCGATCCTGATGGCGGTCTGGAAGCTGGCTCCGGCGCTCGCCGCGGGCAACGCGGTCGTGCTCAAGCCGGCCGAACAGACTCCGGCCTCCGTGCACTTCTGGATGAGCCTGATCGCCGACCTGCTGCCGCCCGGCGTGGTCAACATCGTCAACGGCTTCGGAGCGGAGGCGGGCAAGCCGCTCGCCTCCTCACCGCGCGTCGCGAAGATCGCCTTCACGGGCGAGACCACGACGGGGCGGCTGATCATGCAGTACGCCTCGGAGAACATCAAGCCCGTGACGCTGGAACTGGGCGGCAAGTCGCCGAACATCTTCTTCGACGACGTGTGGGCGGAGGACGACGACTTCCGCGACAAGGCCCTGGAGGGATTCACGATGTTCGCCCTGAACCAGGGCGAGGTCTGCACGTGTCCGTCCCGGGCGCTGATCCAGCGCGGCCACTACGACGAGTTCCTGGAGGCGGCGGTCGCCCGCACGGAGAAGATCCTGCCGGGCCACCCCCTGGACACCGACACGATGATCGGCGCTCAGGCGTCGAACGACCAACTCCACAAGATCCTCTCCTACATGGACATCGGACGGCAGGAGGGCGCCAAGATCCTGACGGGAGGCCGCCGGATCGAGTACGACGGCGAACTGGCGGGCGGCTACTACGTCGAGCCGACCATCTTCGTGGGCGACAACCGCATGCGGGTCTTCCAGGAGGAGATCTTCGGCCCGGTCGTCGCCGTCACCCCCTTCACCGACTTCGACGACGCGATCCACACGGCGAACGACACCCTCTACGGCCTCGGCGCGGGAGTCTGGACACGCGACGCCGGCACCGCCTACCGCGCGGGCCGCTCGATCCAGGCGGGTCGCGTCTGGACGAACTGCTACCACGCCTACCCGGCCCACTCCGCTTTCGGCGGCTACAAGCAGTCCGGCATCGGCCGCGAGACGCACAAGATGATGCTGGACCACTACCAGCAGACGAAGAACCTGCTGGTGAGCTACTCACCGAAAAAGCTCGGCTTCTTCTAG